The Helianthus annuus cultivar XRQ/B chromosome 16, HanXRQr2.0-SUNRISE, whole genome shotgun sequence genome includes a window with the following:
- the LOC110932746 gene encoding UPF0481 protein At3g47200, protein MATEDKVHESIRILIEGEASKPNHFKQDNVTICMVPDTLWNLNPSAYTPRITSIGPLHRGDQRLIAMEEHKVAYMYKLFRRTVEVTKKDMEQITRKCIQAILGLVTRARACYAPSFAYYDDSSFAEMMVIDGCFILELLYRFQYGIGEGDPIFDNILVTHDIKNDLLLLQNQIPFFILEILFRLTVKRILNHASLTDLVFYFFKDMNIINSELTITDETIEHCHILGFFQSGYRPRATKRGRIPTISYSATEIAGAGVRFKAQRDESSLLAVKFKQLSFVPGLVNLFVRETCVKIPVLSIKNSTPSLLRNLIAYEQCYPLNRHYVTSFAFLMDRLIDTKDDVSLLVRSKVLQHNLGASEDVTNLFNNICNGVVLRDFYYTEEWRQLDEYCNQFWPSILISLRRLYKSTTWKTLTVIAAMIIFAVTLVQTIYTVHNG, encoded by the coding sequence ATGGCAACAGAAGACAAGGTTCACGAATCCATCAGAATACTGATAGAAGGTGAAGCCTCAAAACCGAATCATTTCAAGCAAGATAATGTCACGATTTGTATGGTACCTGATACACTTTGGAATCTAAATCCAAGTGCTTATACGCCTCGAATTACCTCAATTGGTCCTCTTCACCGAGGGGACCAAAGGTTAATCGCTATGGAGGAGCACAAAGTGGCTTACATGTATAAATTATTTCGTCGAACTGTTGAAGTCACCAAGAAGGATATGGAGCAAATTACGCGTAAATGTATACAAGCGATCCTCGGGCTTGTAACGAGGGCTAGAGCTTGCTATGCACCAAGCTTTGCTTATTATGATGATTCAAGTTTTGCTGAAATGATGGTTATTGATGGTTGTTTTATACTTGAATTACTCTACAGGTTCCAATATGGAATTGGGGAGGGTGATCCAATATTTGACAACATTTTGGTGACACATGATATTAAAAACGACTTGCTGCTGCTACAGAATCAGATCCCTTTCTTTATTCTTGAAATATTGTTTCGTCTCACTGTGAAACGGATCTTAAACCACGCTTCACTGACTGACCTTGTCTTTTATTTCTTCAAGGACATGAATATCATAAATAGTGAACTTACTATAACAGATGAAACAATCGAGCATTGTCATATCCTTGGGTTCTTCCAAAGCGGCTACAGACCCAGAGCCACAAAACGTGGCCGAATCCCAACCATCTCATATTCGGCCACTGAAATTGCTGGAGCAGGAGTCAGATTCAAGGCACAACGCGATGAGAGTTCCCTGCTTGCAGTAAAATTTAAACAATTATCTTTTGTCCCGGGGTTGGTCAATTTGTTTGTTAGAGAAACATGTGTCAAAATTCCAGTATTAAGCATCAAAAACTCCACTCCCTCATTATTGAGGAATCTGATTGCCTATGAGCAGTGTTACCCATTAAATCGTCATTATGTTACCTCTTTTGCCTTTCTCATGGACAGGCTCATTGACACGAAAGATGATGTTTCATTGCTTGTGAGGTCAAAAGTCCTCCAACACAACCTTGGAGCCAGTGAAGATGTCACAAATCTCTTCAACAATATTTGCAACGGTGTAGTCCTTCGGGATTTTTATTACACTGAGGAATGGAGGCAGCTGGATGAGTACTGCAACCAGTTCTGGCCTAGCATATTGATTTCATTAAGACGCCTTTATAAAAGTACTACTTGGAAAACATTGACGGTCATTGCTGCAATGATAATCTTCGCCGTTACATTAGTCCAGACCATCTATACCGTTCATAATGGTTGA